The Pseudomonas berkeleyensis genome includes a region encoding these proteins:
- a CDS encoding lipase secretion chaperone: MSRFFSLSLVAVVLVGGLTLYWRWPAAVPETAPVTALTVAPMQAAPGEVSAFSAATPDDTQTPVAATLPSLVDTEVDGQLRTDAAGNLVLDLAVRDYFDYFLSAVDHSGLDTVIEALLADAGRRLPEPALGQMISLLGDYLDYKRASMALMQQPLDAQQQIEPKAQLQALQSAFARLDELRRAHFSAAAQEALFGAEQAYARFTLDSLALQQRDDLGEAQRTQMLEQLRERLPDALRASEQRQQLALKQLQRSEQLWRDGADEQQVREFLAMTYDPHTVQRLLDEQRRERDWQQHYQAYRNELASLQGRGLSEADGEQLQRQLRERLFSSEDRHRVETYDAIAAKQPEPLEP; this comes from the coding sequence ATGTCCAGGTTCTTCAGCCTTTCCCTGGTTGCCGTGGTGCTGGTGGGTGGACTTACCCTGTACTGGCGCTGGCCGGCGGCCGTGCCCGAAACAGCACCCGTCACGGCGCTCACGGTAGCGCCGATGCAGGCCGCGCCGGGCGAGGTTTCAGCCTTCTCCGCGGCAACACCCGATGATACGCAGACGCCAGTGGCCGCGACCTTGCCCAGCCTGGTCGATACCGAGGTCGATGGCCAGTTGCGCACTGACGCAGCCGGTAATCTGGTGCTGGATCTGGCGGTTCGTGACTACTTCGATTACTTCCTCAGTGCAGTCGATCATTCCGGGCTCGATACGGTGATCGAGGCGCTGCTGGCCGATGCCGGGCGGCGTCTGCCGGAGCCGGCGCTTGGGCAGATGATCAGCCTGCTCGGCGATTACCTGGACTACAAACGCGCCAGCATGGCGCTGATGCAGCAGCCGCTGGATGCGCAACAGCAGATCGAGCCGAAGGCGCAGTTGCAGGCACTGCAGTCGGCTTTTGCCCGTCTCGACGAGTTGCGCCGTGCCCATTTCTCTGCGGCCGCGCAGGAGGCGCTATTCGGCGCCGAACAGGCCTATGCCCGTTTCACACTCGATAGCCTGGCATTGCAGCAGCGCGATGATCTCGGTGAAGCCCAGCGCACGCAGATGCTCGAACAATTGCGTGAGCGTCTGCCTGACGCGCTGCGCGCAAGCGAGCAGCGCCAGCAACTGGCCCTGAAGCAACTGCAGCGCAGCGAGCAACTCTGGCGTGATGGCGCGGACGAGCAGCAGGTGCGCGAATTCCTGGCGATGACCTATGATCCGCACACCGTGCAGCGCCTGCTGGATGAACAGCGCCGCGAGCGCGATTGGCAGCAGCACTACCAGGCCTATCGCAATGAGTTGGCCAGCCTGCAAGGCAGGGGGCTGAGCGAAGCAGATGGCGAGCAACTGCAGCGTCAGCTGCGCGAGCGGTTGTTCAGCAGTGAAGACCGACACCGTGTGGAAACCTATGACGCCATCGCTGCGAAACAGCCGGAGCCGCTCGAACCCTGA